The DNA sequence ATCAAATGTTACGATGAAGACCTGTCACGTAAAACTGCTCACCTGTAGTACTCTGTGAGAAAGGTCCATCAGCTTCCTCTTGTACTGTGCGATCTTTGCCACTGTCGTAGCCTGATTCTTCTGTAACTCACTTACGTCGTTGGAGATTATCTGTCGAATGAACAGGAGACACTAAGCTTAAAGCCACAGATGTGTTAAAGGAGAAACTGGGCTAACCACACCAATATTTCCCTGAAGTCACAGTGAAAGGAGTTTAGATATTGTTGCATTAGCCCGTATTGCCCTTGAAGTCTCTTAAAAGGATGTAATTTTTTAACCAAGGCGATGCTCACATCAACACGAGTTTGGTGCTGCTTTGTCATCTGGTCCTGGATCTTGAGCCTGCGAAGTAGTTCTTTGAAACCAACCATCGGAACTGGAATCAAcctacaatacaatacaaccaCAATACTGTTAGATTAGCATCTACTACAGTCATGCTAAAATACAGACAATGTGGACTGAAAATGTGCCcccattaaaatgataaattaaaagaaaaacactcatCTTAATATTAAAAGCAGTGTGGATTTCTGTTAAGTGGAATATATTAATCAACTTTCTGAATTTACACATACTTTTCAGGATCAGGGTTGTCAACCTTCGCCTGTTCCCATATAATTGGATCCACACCTGAAAGGGAAAAGATAATTAATGTTGCCAGATACCATGGCACACAATACAAAAGAATCTGATACAGAAGAGggcgtttctgtttttcctttcattactgGGCTTGCTTCCGGCAAGCCCACTCTCGCcatctttcatatttattattattatctgaaCTTTACACCCAATTTCTCTACAGattttgcactacattcaaactgtttacaccaaaatgaccggctagttccagacattgttgcttgtattcagatttttgaaatcttcaaaactttttgaaatattcaactttttgtGAGCAATTTTTGTGGTCACTCAGGGATGTTTAGTGGAACtctttagtaggacgcatgcgcaggtgatcactcactcacggacgtttagtaggacgcacttcgaacggcacaagatttttaagcacagctttatcgcctaaagtcactttagctaaccctaacatgttagcgtttcgcctactttagttaacctagttagcgcatacggatgctatcctgcacgcatgagtaggagccaatgacacacagctacaaccaccgatacagatatATGGACACGGACGCTACagccaccgatacagatgtatggacacacggaggacaacaaataacgttacagtggtgaggacatgccatggctagctagctatatagttagctaagttttactcatgacacttttaggatatgactaatccctggaacataatcgcTACTTGCTGATGCCCGGCTGTATATGTAATGCTatggtgcgccgtgggtctggacggtttcgtgcttcttctgagctatgcgccctcactgaaatgcactgaggcttgaggacagtgccatttaaaatttgaagcaagcccacacaattccttcaggaattgtaacctttctagttcATTTTTGGTATTGCCAGCATGCTGGCAATGTTACCCAATGTAAAGTAGTGACTGttgggaaagagagggacaaGGTCGGCCATACTGACCGGCTGGCGggttctgcagcagctgcttcaGCTGCGCAGGCGACAGCTCTGTGCGCGTAACGGACATGACCAcgcccagctgctgcagctgcggtTTGATGTTGGCCTGCTCCACGTAGCTGAAGAGCGTGGTGGCCGGGATCCTCTTGGAGGTGCCGTTCGGAGAGCGCTCCACCACGTATATGACCACCTCCGTCCTGCAGACAGTCAGCGGGAGAGGCTGTGTCACGTCGGACTGGAACAAACATTTGTCCGCACATTCTCCTGGCCACAGTGAACCACTGCCAACTAGCTCATGACAAAATCGGAACAGAATTTCCTATTTAAATTCTAACCCTCGGCACAGTTCTGGTCCCATGTGGTCTTTTCTAAATTCCATCCTAAAATGAAACTAGGGTGGTGAAGGCCAGTGCCTTTAGTGGGGGAGTTATGATGTATTCACATCATGACTGAAATGCACAGGGCCAGGGGATGATGTTCCCTTGGGACAAATAAAACCCCCATGCCCCAGTGCAgggatggggacactgtgctttAGGAGATGCTGCCTTTCAGATAAGacattaaaccaaggtcctgactcaccgTGGCCATTAAAAATCCCACAACActtatcgcaaagagtaggggatTCCCTGGTGTCCCCGCTAAATTctcaacctggctctctcaagcTGCCACCTGATCATCCCCCATTTTAATTGACTAaaaatcattctctctctcaacctcaACCCATGTGTGGGGAGCATCTTgccacaaaatggcagctgtgcACCCTCCTGGTGGATGCTACACTGTTGGTGGCAGAGGAGAGTTTCCTCCTAATCACTATAAAACGTTATGAGTGTGAGAAaatgtgcagtgctgtataaatgcaagccattattacaatttattattattattatttacaggtACTCACTGGTCGTCGGGCAGTGCTTTGACCCCCTCCACGTTGACAGTGAGGGTCGGGTGTCCTCCCAGCAACTTATGTAGCGACtccaccagctgctgctgctgactgcGCACGTCCACCTCCTTCTTATTCAGAGCCAGGACCACCAGGCCGTCCTCATCCTTACTGCCTGGAGCGCAGCTGTAGCCCACTGCCTGGAAAGAGCACACAACGCCCCTGTGAGTGTGACAGGAGTGCCGCAAGCAGGCCTCTGCtgactgtgcgtgcgtgtgtgtgtgcgtgcgtgagtgtgtgtgtgcatatgcaaaAACCATCACTGGGAAATTCCGGGTTTTGAAAACACAACAATTCAGGCGGCTGAGGGCCTAATCCTGCAAAGTGTATAAACAGCCATGAATTCACAGTGAAAGGTGCTGGGACATGATTACTCAGGCTCCAATAATCTGATGTGGAAATAAAGAGCAAGCCAGCTCCTGGGCTCAGAAAATGTTACTGTTCGCTTGAAAAGTACACTTAACTTTTCAAAACTCATTAAACAGTCACCTCAAATAATGAAAGATTGTGAAATACTTTCCAAAAAGAATGCAGCTTTTTGGTAAATGTCCTGAATTACCTATAGTAAGATGACACAATGCAGTCTGCCaaaccaaacaacaaaaaaaaaccttgacaTTACCTTGAACCTGCAGAAGGGGTTCTCCTGTGTGAACTCGACAGGTGCgatgttgttgttgaaatagCCCTTGCCAGTGCCCCAGAAGGCCTGGAGCTGGTTCCACTTGGCCAGGATGGCATCGCGCTCGTCCCCCAGCAGCGTGGGCGCGGACAGGGCGCTGGCTGTGTTGATCAGCTGGTTGGACTGGGCAGACGCCTGGGCCTGCTGGCCAAATAATCCCCCTGTAACGGAACGAGGCAGAGGTCACGGGCGTGTCGGCTGACTGCACCGCCCTCCGCACAGTTCACCCTGACCTTCAGCTCGGCGCTCCCAGTCAACAACAACGACGCAAATTCTGTTTAACATCCGTATGCCACCGGCTGTTGGAAATACATTTAGTGAGTTTTTCACTTCATAGCAGAGAAACAGCGACATGACAGCATATTAACACGGACCACGCTAAATAAAGAAACCTGCAAGTGCAACAGAACAACCGAACAAGAAACTACACCAGTGGTGTGTAAACTAAAAGAGGCGGCCCAAACTTGGGTCACGGGACACATCTATTGGGTCGAGGAATCATTACGAGTGGTCTTCGTCAACGTACAGCAACATTAGAACTGCAACACAAATACCTACACGAGGCT is a window from the Anguilla rostrata isolate EN2019 chromosome 14, ASM1855537v3, whole genome shotgun sequence genome containing:
- the nup54 gene encoding nucleoporin p54 isoform X7, coding for MAFNFGGGATNTASLAAPGFGATTTTAPSTGFGFGSTTTGFGGLGAGSTTAGGLFGNTQNKGFGFSGLGAGTTAGTGFGTGLGTGLGTGLGTGLGTGLGFGGFNIQPQQQQGGLFGQQAQASAQSNQLINTASALSAPTLLGDERDAILAKWNQLQAFWGTGKGYFNNNIAPVEFTQENPFCRFKAVGYSCAPGSKDEDGLVVLALNKKEVDVRSQQQQLVESLHKLLGGHPTLTVNVEGVKALPDDQTEVVIYVVERSPNGTSKRIPATTLFSYVEQANIKPQLQQLGVVMSVTRTELSPAQLKQLLQNPPAGVDPIIWEQAKVDNPDPEKLIPVPMVGFKELLRRLKIQDQMTKQHQTRVDIISNDVSELQKNQATTVAKIAQYKRKLMDLSHRVLQVLIKQEIQRKSGYAIQVDEEHLRVQLDTIQSELNAPTQFKGRLNELMSQIRMQNHFGAVRSEERYSVDAELLREIKQHLKQQQEGLSHLISVIKDDVEDIKLIEHGLHDSVHMRGGMLS
- the nup54 gene encoding nucleoporin p54 isoform X4, which produces MAFNFGGGATNTASLAAPGFGATTTTAPSTGFGFGSTTTGFGGLGAGSTTAGAFGGFGTATTSAAPGSTFSFAAPSNTGGLFGNTQNKGFGFSGLGAGTTAGTGFGTGLGTGLGTGLGTGLGTGLGFGGFNIQPQQQQGGLFGQQAQASAQSNQLINTASALSAPTLLGDERDAILAKWNQLQAFWGTGKGYFNNNIAPVEFTQENPFCRFKAVGYSCAPGSKDEDGLVVLALNKKEVDVRSQQQQLVESLHKLLGGHPTLTVNVEGVKALPDDQTEVVIYVVERSPNGTSKRIPATTLFSYVEQANIKPQLQQLGVVMSVTRTELSPAQLKQLLQNPPAGVDPIIWEQAKVDNPDPEKLIPVPMVGFKELLRRLKIQDQMTKQHQTRVDIISNDVSELQKNQATTVAKIAQYKRKLMDLSHRVLQVLIKQEIQRKSGYAIQVDEEHLRVQLDTIQSELNAPTQFKGRLNELMSQIRMQNHFGAVRSEERYSVDAELLREIKQHLKQQQEGLSHLISVIKDDVEDIKLIEHGLHDSVHMRGGMLS
- the nup54 gene encoding nucleoporin p54 isoform X2; translation: MAFNFGGGATNTASSSGFSFGSFAAKTTASTGFGFGTTTTTASSGFGSLAAPGFGATTTTAPSTGFGFGSTTTGAFGGFGTATTSAAPGSTFSFAAPSNTGGLFGNTQNKGFGFSGLGAGTTAGTGFGTGLGTGLGTGLGTGLGTGLGFGGFNIQPQQQQGGLFGQQAQASAQSNQLINTASALSAPTLLGDERDAILAKWNQLQAFWGTGKGYFNNNIAPVEFTQENPFCRFKAVGYSCAPGSKDEDGLVVLALNKKEVDVRSQQQQLVESLHKLLGGHPTLTVNVEGVKALPDDQTEVVIYVVERSPNGTSKRIPATTLFSYVEQANIKPQLQQLGVVMSVTRTELSPAQLKQLLQNPPAGVDPIIWEQAKVDNPDPEKLIPVPMVGFKELLRRLKIQDQMTKQHQTRVDIISNDVSELQKNQATTVAKIAQYKRKLMDLSHRVLQVLIKQEIQRKSGYAIQVDEEHLRVQLDTIQSELNAPTQFKGRLNELMSQIRMQNHFGAVRSEERYSVDAELLREIKQHLKQQQEGLSHLISVIKDDVEDIKLIEHGLHDSVHMRGGMLS
- the nup54 gene encoding nucleoporin p54 isoform X5, whose amino-acid sequence is MAFNFGGGATNTASSSGFSFGSFAAKTTASTGFGFGTTTTTASSGFGSLAAPGFGATTTTAPSTGFGFGSTTTGGLFGNTQNKGFGFSGLGAGTTAGTGFGTGLGTGLGTGLGTGLGTGLGFGGFNIQPQQQQGGLFGQQAQASAQSNQLINTASALSAPTLLGDERDAILAKWNQLQAFWGTGKGYFNNNIAPVEFTQENPFCRFKAVGYSCAPGSKDEDGLVVLALNKKEVDVRSQQQQLVESLHKLLGGHPTLTVNVEGVKALPDDQTEVVIYVVERSPNGTSKRIPATTLFSYVEQANIKPQLQQLGVVMSVTRTELSPAQLKQLLQNPPAGVDPIIWEQAKVDNPDPEKLIPVPMVGFKELLRRLKIQDQMTKQHQTRVDIISNDVSELQKNQATTVAKIAQYKRKLMDLSHRVLQVLIKQEIQRKSGYAIQVDEEHLRVQLDTIQSELNAPTQFKGRLNELMSQIRMQNHFGAVRSEERYSVDAELLREIKQHLKQQQEGLSHLISVIKDDVEDIKLIEHGLHDSVHMRGGMLS
- the nup54 gene encoding nucleoporin p54 isoform X6; this encodes MAFNFGGGATNTASLAAPGFGATTTTAPSTGFGFGSTTTGAFGGFGTATTSAAPGSTFSFAAPSNTGGLFGNTQNKGFGFSGLGAGTTAGTGFGTGLGTGLGTGLGTGLGTGLGFGGFNIQPQQQQGGLFGQQAQASAQSNQLINTASALSAPTLLGDERDAILAKWNQLQAFWGTGKGYFNNNIAPVEFTQENPFCRFKAVGYSCAPGSKDEDGLVVLALNKKEVDVRSQQQQLVESLHKLLGGHPTLTVNVEGVKALPDDQTEVVIYVVERSPNGTSKRIPATTLFSYVEQANIKPQLQQLGVVMSVTRTELSPAQLKQLLQNPPAGVDPIIWEQAKVDNPDPEKLIPVPMVGFKELLRRLKIQDQMTKQHQTRVDIISNDVSELQKNQATTVAKIAQYKRKLMDLSHRVLQVLIKQEIQRKSGYAIQVDEEHLRVQLDTIQSELNAPTQFKGRLNELMSQIRMQNHFGAVRSEERYSVDAELLREIKQHLKQQQEGLSHLISVIKDDVEDIKLIEHGLHDSVHMRGGMLS
- the nup54 gene encoding nucleoporin p54 isoform X8, whose protein sequence is MAFNFGGGATNTASLAAPGFGATTTTAPSTGFGFGSTTTGGLFGNTQNKGFGFSGLGAGTTAGTGFGTGLGTGLGTGLGTGLGTGLGFGGFNIQPQQQQGGLFGQQAQASAQSNQLINTASALSAPTLLGDERDAILAKWNQLQAFWGTGKGYFNNNIAPVEFTQENPFCRFKAVGYSCAPGSKDEDGLVVLALNKKEVDVRSQQQQLVESLHKLLGGHPTLTVNVEGVKALPDDQTEVVIYVVERSPNGTSKRIPATTLFSYVEQANIKPQLQQLGVVMSVTRTELSPAQLKQLLQNPPAGVDPIIWEQAKVDNPDPEKLIPVPMVGFKELLRRLKIQDQMTKQHQTRVDIISNDVSELQKNQATTVAKIAQYKRKLMDLSHRVLQVLIKQEIQRKSGYAIQVDEEHLRVQLDTIQSELNAPTQFKGRLNELMSQIRMQNHFGAVRSEERYSVDAELLREIKQHLKQQQEGLSHLISVIKDDVEDIKLIEHGLHDSVHMRGGMLS
- the nup54 gene encoding nucleoporin p54 isoform X3, which translates into the protein MAFNFGGGATNTASSSGFSFGSFAAKTTASTGFGFGTTTTTASSGFGSLAAPGFGATTTTAPSTGFGFGSTTTGFGGLGAGSTTAGGLFGNTQNKGFGFSGLGAGTTAGTGFGTGLGTGLGTGLGTGLGTGLGFGGFNIQPQQQQGGLFGQQAQASAQSNQLINTASALSAPTLLGDERDAILAKWNQLQAFWGTGKGYFNNNIAPVEFTQENPFCRFKAVGYSCAPGSKDEDGLVVLALNKKEVDVRSQQQQLVESLHKLLGGHPTLTVNVEGVKALPDDQTEVVIYVVERSPNGTSKRIPATTLFSYVEQANIKPQLQQLGVVMSVTRTELSPAQLKQLLQNPPAGVDPIIWEQAKVDNPDPEKLIPVPMVGFKELLRRLKIQDQMTKQHQTRVDIISNDVSELQKNQATTVAKIAQYKRKLMDLSHRVLQVLIKQEIQRKSGYAIQVDEEHLRVQLDTIQSELNAPTQFKGRLNELMSQIRMQNHFGAVRSEERYSVDAELLREIKQHLKQQQEGLSHLISVIKDDVEDIKLIEHGLHDSVHMRGGMLS